Proteins from one Terriglobus tenax genomic window:
- a CDS encoding glycoside hydrolase family 28 protein, with product MPHQYSRRTFLSLTLSASLAHAGAQLPILRGKRVSILDHGAKADGATLNTRAIQATIDSLASTGGGTVVIPAGTFISGAIFLKRGVHLHLEKGAVLQASTDVAANFPAQRTRIEGHFEEKFTPALINAKNCDGLRITGEGTLDGAGRPIWDQFWKMRNAAPDPHNFPNIGLPRARLAILEESRNITVEGVTFKDSQFWNLHLYKCDGVTVKNARFQVPDDYKQAPSTDGIDLDSCRNVTVDGCFFSVTDDCIAAKGSKGPNADKDTASPPVEHIRVRNCTFKRGNGIVTLGSEATLVRDVQVENCNVIGEVKIAVLKLRPDTPQHYEDIHFRNITLNGSRAPMVQIQPWSQYFDLKGNTPPKSIVRNVTITGVKGRFGTFGTIKPNPGQTEIADIVFKDINVTLQDPKLNTEGVKGLKFENVIINGKNITSAESLA from the coding sequence ATGCCCCACCAATACTCTCGCCGCACCTTTCTCTCGCTGACGCTCTCCGCCTCCCTCGCGCACGCCGGAGCGCAGCTTCCCATCCTGCGTGGCAAGCGGGTATCCATCCTCGACCACGGCGCGAAGGCCGATGGCGCCACCCTCAACACCCGCGCCATCCAGGCCACCATCGATAGCCTCGCCTCCACCGGCGGCGGCACCGTCGTCATACCGGCGGGCACCTTCATCAGCGGAGCTATCTTCCTCAAGCGCGGAGTCCATCTCCACCTTGAGAAGGGAGCCGTCCTTCAGGCCTCCACCGATGTCGCCGCGAACTTCCCCGCGCAGCGCACCCGCATTGAAGGCCACTTCGAAGAGAAGTTCACCCCCGCCCTCATCAACGCCAAAAACTGCGACGGTCTGCGAATCACCGGCGAAGGCACCCTCGACGGCGCGGGCCGCCCCATCTGGGACCAGTTCTGGAAGATGCGCAACGCCGCGCCTGACCCGCACAACTTTCCCAACATCGGCCTGCCGCGCGCCCGCCTCGCCATCCTGGAGGAGTCGCGCAACATCACCGTCGAAGGCGTCACCTTCAAGGACTCGCAGTTCTGGAACCTCCATCTCTACAAGTGCGATGGTGTCACCGTTAAGAACGCCCGCTTCCAGGTGCCCGACGACTACAAGCAGGCGCCCAGCACCGACGGCATCGACCTCGACAGCTGCCGCAACGTCACCGTCGACGGCTGCTTCTTCTCCGTCACCGACGACTGCATCGCCGCCAAGGGCTCCAAAGGCCCCAACGCCGACAAGGACACCGCCAGCCCGCCCGTGGAGCACATCCGCGTCCGCAACTGCACCTTCAAACGCGGCAACGGTATCGTCACCCTCGGCAGCGAAGCCACGCTTGTGCGCGACGTCCAAGTGGAGAACTGCAACGTCATCGGCGAGGTCAAAATCGCCGTCCTCAAGCTGCGCCCCGACACCCCGCAGCACTACGAAGACATCCACTTCCGCAACATCACCCTCAACGGCTCCCGCGCCCCCATGGTGCAGATCCAGCCCTGGTCGCAGTACTTTGACCTGAAGGGCAACACCCCGCCCAAATCCATCGTGCGCAACGTCACCATCACCGGAGTCAAAGGCCGCTTCGGTACCTTCGGCACCATCAAACCCAACCCAGGCCAGACGGAGATCGCGGACATCGTCTTCAAAGACATCAACGTCACCCTGCAGGACCCCAAGCTGAACACCGAGGGCGTC